In the Vulpes vulpes isolate BD-2025 chromosome 12, VulVul3, whole genome shotgun sequence genome, GGGCACACACCCTACTCCTCAGGAAACAGGCAGAGCTGGCGGGCCCGGAGATTAACAGGGCAAAGCAAGGGTGCGGGATGACGGCGTTCAGATCCCGCAGCCACCCCGCTCTGGCTGTGTGGCCATGGGCAAGTGACCCGGCCTCTCTGGACCTCGGGTTGGCCTACATACAGGACGCAGCTACCTTTTAGGATTGCTGCGAGGAGCACCCACGTAAAACACTTAAGAGTGAGTGCCTTGTTTTTAAGTTCCGGCTGCCATTACTCTTATTATTGCTGTCACTATTCAGGGCCAGCCGTGGGCAAACCGCACGAACCCATGGCCGGATGCTCCCCGGACCACGCTGCGAATGTGGTCGGGGCAAGCGGGCCTCTGCGCCCGGCCCCCTCCAGGAAGGTGCGGGGGCTTCCGACCTGAGCCTCAGCTGCAGGTAAGTCCCCACACCTTCGATTACATAAAGGAGCTCGTGGGCCCGCTCCCTCCGCGCCCCACGCGCCTCTGCCGCAGCTGCGGAGCCGCGCCGACTGCAATTTCCCACCCACTCTGCCGGAGACGGGGGCCCGCGCCCGCCGAGCCGCGCGCCGGGGTCCCTGCTGCCGCCGCAGCTCAGCGAGCAAGCACACGCCCCGGGGAGGCGGCCCAGCTCCCCGCCCAGCTCCCCCGAGGGGACGGGGCCCCGCGCCCaacccgcccggcccggcccggccccggccccggccccggccccggccccggccccggccgcacCTGGTAGCGCGGTGGCCGgtagagcagcagcagcagcgcgtTGAGTCCGGCCACGTAGAGCGCCAGCCCCGTGCGGCCCTGCAGGCCGGCGCGCGTGAGCAGCGGCAGCGCGAGCACCGAGGCGCCCAGCAGGAAGGTGGCCAGGCTGAGGCGCGCCTCGGAGCCCGGCGGAGCCCGCGCCGCGCAGCCCGCCATGGCGCCGGGCGGCCGACTAGCTGGCGACGGCGCCGGCTGTAGCCCGGGGAAACCCGCCCGCCGCGCCTGCGCactgcgccgccgccgccgccggccgggAAGCGCCGCTGCCGGCAGCCGCGCGCCTCCCGCGAGCTCTCGCGATATCGCCGCGCCGCGCGGCCGGCGCTCGGCTTTGGCGggagcggccccgccccgccggcccccgggagccctctccctgccctcccccgccccccgggaccccctGACCCAGGCCTAGCGGCAAAcggcgggcgcggcgcgggcgcgggccaCCCGGGTCCCGGGCCGAGGAGCGCACGCGGGCGTCTGCCAGAAGGCAGCCCCAACCTGCGGAGGGTCCCGCTCCCAGGAACTCCGGAGGGACCCCGGCCTCGGCCGGCCCCGCGCGGCCCCAGCCCAGCGGACGCCCCCGGGCGCGCAAGGCAGGAGCGGGGCGGCCCGCGGGGTGCCCGAGCTGCCCCCCGCGCGGATGACCGAGGGGGAACGTTGGCCAATGGTGAGGAGCTCAGCCTGCACCACGGCTTTCCAAAGGCAGAGTGCAAAACTTTACCCGGCGGTCTTGCGAAAGCAAACGCGCGAGCCTGGGGAAAAGACGGAGATGGAAGCCACAGTTTGTTTGTTAACAGCGGTCATCTCCAGGTGATAGAACCCGGGTGACTTTCATTTTCCACATTGCGCACGGTCAACacgtatttacttttttattatttttattttattttattttattttatttattttattattttattttattttattttttattttattttatgatagacatagaaggagagagagagaggcagagacacaggcagagggagaagcaggctccatgccgggagcccgacgtgggactcgatcccgggactcgatcccaggactccaggatcacaccttgggccaaaggcaggcgccaaaccgctgacccacccaggaatcccccacatttactttttaaatcagaCGTTCTTGTTTTGAAAGGGTTCCTGTTCTCACCCGGGGGAGCTCACAGAGGGATGATGAGGAGAAAGGCAAGTAAGCAAGTGAGTGCAGTAAACTGTGGGTGGGGTAGAAGTGGGACCCGAGCCCAGTCtgaatggagaggagagagagggatccAAGGTTAGGAGGCAGCATGGAAGAGAGGCTGGAGCTAGGTCTTGGGGCACTCAGCCTTCTGCTGAAAATGAGAGCAAGGGCATctatggagagggagggagcgcGGGCACCAAGTTTGCAGACTCAAGAGGCAGGAGAAAGGAAGCCGGGAGTTGGGATAGGGGACAGGCCCCGGGAGAGGCTGGAGCCCAGAGTAGTGGGTCAGAGAGTTCTGAGACCAAGCGGGCTGTGCATGGCAGGTAACCAAGCCTGCTTCTGAGCCTCTGGCTGCCCCACACTCTCTGTCCCCACAGGACCTGGCTGGAGGCCTGGCGTCTGAGCAGCTGGGGTCAGGGAAGAATGGGGAGCCTGGGACTGAATCCTCATCTCAGCACTGCCTTGGCCCAGCTTTTTAAGTTCGGGCAAATCACCTCCAAACCTCGCCTTCTTGTAAAGTAGGGTCCTGATTTCACCATCAGGTATCGATAACGTTCTGCAAAGCCCGGTACCAGGTTTAAATGATGTTCAGAAGACATTTGCTAAACTGGGTTCCTGGGAATTGAAAGgagatttaatgttttaaaatccaaAGTTGCCCAGTTGCGGTGCCACATTAGGAAGGAGGCATGGTGTACTGCAGGCTGAGACCTCAGGCTCCTGACACTGCCCCCAATTTCTGATGCTCTCACCCAGATTCAGTACCTCTCTTCCAATGCTGGGATGCCTCAGGGACCCTAGAGAATGATCATTGCATTTTCACTCCTGGGAGTGAAGTTAGTCCTGGGGCAGAGAGCTGCCCCCAGGACATTCCTTTTCTGGCCATTGGCATCTGCTGTCCACACTGATTTAGGGCCCTGATTTACCATCAGGGACTGTCCCTGTTCTAGGGGCACAGAGCAACAGGAAAGCCAGTTAGTTAGGTGAGCCTGAGCAACACTTTCTCCTCTGCCCACCACTTCCCTTTAGACCATACATCTCCATCAGCCTCAtcttggagaaggaagaaagaggaagcagtCCCCTGCCATGTATGGCCAGATCAGAGGGAAGGGGAATTTTGAGAAGTGCCTGGAGTTGCTGAATCAGTGAGGGAGGGCCCATAACTCACAGAGCAGTAATGGAGGAAAGAGCCAAGTAAGCAAATATATGCATGCACTGGCATAGACCCAGAGAAACAAAGTTACACACAGAGATGGACAGATGCACAGAGAAACAGTTCACCCAGAGATATGGACAGAAACATATGCAGAGACCTGCATTCCAACCAGAGAGGAAAGCAATCTGATCAAAGAAGTCCATTCTGCATCCTGTTCTCCAGTGTCCTCCCCAGGCAGGAGAACAAGCAGCccataaaattataagaaaataaaggtgAACTACTCAGCCCTGGGATGcctctcttgccttcttttgTAAATAAGCATTTGAATGTGTTTTGTTCTTGGAGCTTGGAGGCAAGCACAAAGGGAGCCCTTTCTCATGCAGGAAGGTCCCTCGGCTGGGTCTCCCCTGGGCGCCCCTCCTCCTGGTCTTCGCCCACCAGCTGAGGTAGCTTTCTATCCCACGCCTAAGTAGGGATTCCTCCGGTTCAAAGGGTTCTAAGAACCTCCTTGACTTTTCCAAGTTAAACTTCAGGCTGGGATGAAATcagccttctttttcttaaatgggGCTCCtttgtggagagagagaatgtagaaGAGGGGATAAGCCCGAGCAAGCTGGAGGCATGACCAAGCACCTCAACACACCAGCTTCCCAGGGTGAGAAGTTTGTTCTTGTCCAAGCCTGAGATAAGCCACGCCGCATAAGATAGAGTCTGAGAactggcctctccctcctccctgcaggtGGGTCCCTGGTCAGTTGTTAGAGCAGCTTCCTGGGGCTCCTTGTCACTCACAGGCCCTCGGTCCCATCCACTTGCCACGTGGAGGCCAGGAGGGGCCGGTTCAGGGTAGCTGCAACTCTCTCCAGGAGGGAACACTGATCCTCCAacacttttcttctccctcctctggccACTGGGCCCCAGGCATGAAAGCCCCCTCTCTCTAGTCTGGAAACGGGTAAATGATGCGTAATTTATGAGCACATCAGCCTGAAGTGCATAAGTCATATGTGCACAAAAGGGCCgggtaaatatttaaagattagaGCCAGCTGGGGAGAAACACAAAGGGCTGGGACAATGGGGGTCTCCCTGAATTCACTCTCCCTGAGCTGGGCCAGCCCGGTTCAGTGTTGATGCACTCACCGGAGTCCCAGCCTTTGTCCCCTGGAGGGCCCTCTGCGGCCCGGACTATTCGGAGTCCCAACACAGCTAAAGAGAGTTAAACAATCGCAGCCTCTCCAGCCCCATCTGGAGACAATTGGCTGAGTCATTTCAGAGCTTTCGCTGTGTCCCAATAGTTAATTACACGAAGCAATCACTTCATTCCACTTTGAAATGCAGCTGCAGAGACCAACGGTgcatttctccccacccccatccccaactcACCTCACCCTCGGTGGCCTCAGCGGCACTCACCAGTTAGCATTGCTTTCAATGTCTGGGTGctgcaggaagggaaggggctcTCACCCAGGGTGGAGAGGCTACAGAGGGCCATTACCCGGGAGGACTGTAGAATATTTGCTCTGGCTCCTGTCCCGGGACCTGTAAACCCCCCTCTCTACCTTCTGCCAGAGCTTAGTTGCTCTgtaatgttctttcttttgccaAAGTTGAGAAAACCAAacagggaaaggaagaacaaagtcaCAGGCCACTTTTTGCCTTAAATTCCCAAGCCTGAGGAAGCTGAGGGCTCTGAGTATTCCTGGAAGCCCCCAGAGGCCTCCAGAACTATAGAAGGAAATTTTTCCTTGAATGAGCAAAGCGCAGCCTGGGTCTCCCCAGCGCTTTGCCCGAACTTGTGCTGCTTTCCAAGCCCCCCCTAGGGATCCCAGATGCTAAAGATGGAAAAGGAGTCGGTGGCCTACATCCCAGTTTGCATAAGCCCAGCTTCTAAGTTGGTCCATGTCCTTCCCTGCAGCCTGAGAGCACTTCACCCTGCTTGCTCTcagagaagggggtggagggggtgccgCCCCTCCCAATTCGCCTTCCCTATCTCTACACACCCCATTGGAATATGAGCATGGGTAGGACGCTCAGGCTCAGGACTCAAAAGCAGATTGAAGGAGAAATTAGGTCTCAGTGGGGAAGTGGCTGCCCGGGAGCCAGAGTTGTGGGTAAAGTGGGGATTTCTCCGGGCAGGGGGATTGGAATCTGCCCTGGGTTCTGTGCGACCTTCAGCCCCCTTAAGGGCTATTCGGGGTGGGGAGCCGGGCTGGGGTGGGAAACCTGTAAAGCCGGGATGAAATCAGCCaagctgtgtgtctgtgtgtgtatgtgtggggggcACCTCAGCCCAGGGACTTGTCCcaggatggggagagaggggacGTAGGGGCAGGTGCTTGGGATAGGGGTAGGGGGCAGCGGAGGCGGAGGCCCATTAAATGGGCGGGGGTGGGATTTGACGGCTGCGAGTCCAGCTCGGGCCTCCCCGCCAGCCTCCCCGCCCGCAGCCAAAGCAGAACATTGCGAATTAGCTCATTTTGCGGTCAATTTTCCACTGCTTAGGAaaacactaagccacccacgtgAGCGGCCCCACCCAGCGCGGCCGGGAGCCCTCGGCCAGGGCTCAAGGGGAGTGATGGCCCGAGGAGGGCAGGATGCCCGGGTGCGGGCAGGGGGGGCCGCGGGCCCCTTTACGGCAGCCCTAACTCTGGAGAGAGGGCGGGCCAGGAGCGCAGAGACGAGGGCCATTAGTTAGCTAATACGCCAGAGTTGAAAGGCGCGGGCGGCGGTTTATGGGGAGGGATCATAATTAGGGGACAAATTGCCCCGCAGCCCGCGCTGCtcgggagcggggggcgggggtgagggggccCGCGGAGCGAGGCGCGCGCCCAGATTCCGTGCAGATGTGCAGCAGCTGGAAGCCCGTGCGCCGCGGGGCGCCCGGAGTTTGGCCCCgagggggcgggcgcgggcgggcttTGTGGGGCCGGCACAATGCCCTTAACACTCGGCTGCCCCCTTTGTgcccggccgcgccgcccgccggccccgcggcGCCTTTGTACGGAGCCGCCACCCCCCAAGCCAGAGGAACGCACAGAGGCCCATGGGGCCCGGTCAGCCCCCGCGCTTCAAAGCTGCCCGGCGCGTGCCAACGCCCGCCGTCCGGCCTCGGCCCCGCCGCCCCAccggggcccggcccggcccggcccgggtcCGGCCCGCGGCCTGCAGCCCAGACGGAAGAGCACAGCACCCTGGAGCCGCGGACCACGCAACCTGGGCCTGAAAGGAGGGCGGGGCGCGATTCTCCACGCTGTTTGGCGCTTGAGAACGCCTCTGCGCGGCAGGGCCCTTCACTACTCCTGGAGGGGGGCCGGTGTCCGCGGAGAAGCAGCCCCGGGTCCAGGGAGCCAGGGGGGAGGGGGCCCACCCAAGACCCAGCAATATCCCTTCCCCCTCACGCTGAGTCCCTGCAAAGGCCAATTTGTTTATTCCTCTGCCACAGGGCTCAACTGCACAActtttgagtccctgctttcttCATCACCCTCCAGAGCAGCTGTGGGGACCTGCATTGCGTTTTACAAACCCTGAATTGAGGCCCTGCGAGCCTAGTACAGGGTATGAACCCAGGCactcctctgggcctcagcctgCCAGTCACAGCTACTAGAGTCCTGCTCCTGGGGCCCCACCGGAGACTGCACCAGTCCTGCTGTTAGGCCTAACCCATCCTGGTGTGAGTGCCTCCTCCACTGAGCTCCCTGGGTCCAACCACACCCTGAATAACAAAAAGCATTTGGGGATCCCAGACCTCCAAGAGCACAGAATGGTGTTCTTCCCATATGATCAGTGGTCTTTCCCACCCTCACCTTACATTTGTTGGGACTGAGAGAAGACTGGTGGAAATAAACTTGCAGGCTGTGAGGGAAAGTGTCAGTGCCTCACATGTCCAGCCTGGAAACCCACATCTTTGGATGGGGAGGCTGTTCTATTCCTCCTGGTTTGAGGCTGTCTGCAGCCTCCTCCCAGCTAGGAGAGGTGAACTGGGGCCTAACAGGGCCCAGAGGGCATATGAGCCCAGGCTACACCTCTGCACGGGAAAGCAGACCTCAGCCAGGGGGAGATTGGCCCCGAGGGCGGGCTGCACGCTTTAATGGGACACATGTTGCTGCTTGGCCCCCTCGGGCCCAGCCTGTGCCCGGCTTTGAGCAGCCACAGGCAGAAAATCGCTGCATTGTCCCAACATTAGGGCGACTAATGTGGCGTTGCCAGCGTGGCCAGAGCGTGAAACCCGCAGAAAGGCCTCGCTGGCGGGTCCTCCCTGCGTCCGCATCTTCATCAGGCCCAGAGAAGCCCGGCACCTTGTCAGAGTCATTAGTGGGGCTCAGAGCCTGCTGGGCCGAAGGACATTCCTCGGTGAGTGCCCCCCAGAATGTTGGAGATGAAGGGGCCTAGTAAGTGGGCCTAGTGGAGGCTCAGTACCTATGGACACTAGACAAGGGGATTGGACAGGGCACGGAGGGATGTGTATGGGAGGGGACTCCAGACTAAGGGAATGATGAGGGATAAAGGAATGAGAGGGAtaaaggaaagactgagaaagaagaattagAGTCCCTTGGAAGAGAGGAGGGTTCCTGGAGGTGAAATGAACCCGGACTGAGAGAGGGGGTCGGGCTGAGGGAGGTGGGGAATTTCACAGTGCATTCCCCCCCCAATCTCCTCCCCCTCGGGGTTCCTCGAGTCCAGAAGGGCCTCATTGACATGTAAACGAGGAGCCCCTATAAAGGCGGCACTGCCTCCCACAGGCGCAGATAACGACAACATGGGCACTAAGCCTGGGacccagggcagctctggtggccacGCCGGCAGCTTCCGCAAGGTCTGGGGGCCCTGAAGGGCACAGTCTGGGGACCCTGCCAAGCTGGGGGTGGGATGGGACCGACGTGGAGAGGACTGTGGCCCTCCCCTAAAATGCCACCCCTCCACAGATCTCCAAGCCGCTCATGGAGAAGAAGCGACGGGCACGCATCAACGTATCCCTGGAGCAGCTGAAGTCATTGCTGGAAAAACACTACTCACACCAGGTGAGATGTGGGAACCTGGTGAGGTGGGGGTGATACGACCCCCGACCCCCAACCTCGTCTCCTCCAAGTTGGACTGCCCCGCTAAGAGCCTTTTCCACGGATCTGCAGATCCGGAAACGCAAGCTGGAGAAGGCAGACATATTGGAGCTGAGCGTCAAGTACATGAAAAGTCTTCAGAACTCGGTGCAAGGTGGGAGGGCATCCGGAAGGGCAGGGTGAGGAGCTGCGGGGTGGGGATGACTTGGGTCAGAGCCATGGACATGACAAGGTCAGATAAAGGAAAAGTGGATGGAGAAGAAAGCTGAGGCAGTGggcagctgggggaggagggggccgcAGACTGCCGGAGGCGGGAGGCTGCAAAGACGTTGCAGACCCGTGCAGTTGTGATCCGGGTGGGCGAAGATCTGGACCCTGGGAAAGAAATTCGGGTTGCCTggttcctccccttccctccctgccactcTTCCTCCccgtccccccctcccctcccctccttttctttctccgcCTCTccgcctcccctcctcttccctcgcCCTCACATTTCTCCcgtccgcccccctccccccagggctcTGGCCGGTCCCCAGCGCAGTGGAGTTCCCGTCGGGGTCGGGCTTCCGCAGCGGCCTGCCCGGCGTCAGCCAGCTTCTGCGGCGCGGAGAggagggcggcggcggcctgCGCTGCCCCCTGGCGCACGAGCGCGCAGGCGGCAGCACCATGGACAGCGCCGGCCGGAGCCCCGAGGCCGCCGCGCCGCTCGGGCCCCGTGCCCCAGCCCTGTGGGGCCCCGCCCCGGTCCCCGGCGGCTGCGGTCCGCGGCTCCTCTTCCCTGGGGATCTCCCCGGCCCGTCCTCCAGCGTCCCGGGGCCGCAGCCGGCGCCTCGCCAGTGCACCGAGAGCCCGGGGCCGCGTCTGGGCGTGTGGCGGCCGTGGTGAGGGCCCGAGCGGCCTCGGACTCAAGGGGCCCTCGTCTGGCCCGGGGACGCAGAGGCCGGTGAGGGCGCGCCCGCGGCGACGGCGGGACCCCAGTCgtcggccccggccccggccccggctccggccccggccccggccccgggcgggggcggctgGGAGGGGGCCGCGTGCCCGCGAACGCGAGGACACCCACGGAGCCGCAGGGGCCGGGGTCCGCCCCCACCGCAGCCCCACCGACTCAAGCCGGACCCCCTGTctctccttcccaccttcccGCGGGGCTGGGAGGGGACGTCCCGGGCCGCGCCGCGTTCCCAGGGCTCCGGGCGGgcacccgccccgccccgccccgccccgcccccgccccgcagcctcGCCGCGGTGGGAAGGTCGCCGTCGGCAGCGGCGCAGAGCGGACCCCTCGCAGCGAGGAGAATCGCTGCCCCGCCCCGGCCCATTCAGCCGGCCGAGGACGCCCGGTTCCCACCGGCACAAAGCGAGCCGGGTCCCGCCCCGCCGGCGAggggccccggcccgcccccacCTCGGACGCCCCCGGCTGCCGCGGATCCCCACCCCCTCCGCACGCGGCGCGGCCcacccggccggccccgccccgccccgccccgccccgccccgcgggccccgcaGGATGCTCCGCCCACCGCGCGCttcgcccgccccgccccgccccgccccgcgcgccgcccgaggggccccgcctcccgccccgcggGGCAGCCGCCGAGCCCGCGGCCCTCGACAGCCTGCCCCTGTTTGCGCGTCCGAAAATGAGGTCACGCCTGTGCTCGGACTCTAGCCCGGGGTCCCGGTTCTCAAGGaccagcctggggagggggaaCGGGAATCCCGCGCCGAGCCCCGGAAGACATCCGGGCACTTCCAGCTTGAAATCCAGAACGCAGACAGGGCAAACCTGTGAAATGGGTGTAAGGACACCATGAAGGTCCAGGTTTCTCCCACGATGCCGACTTGGGTGCATCTTTTGAGCTACAAATACCGACTTCTATAAAACATTTCTCCTTTAGGAGGGCCCCTGCTTTGCCTGTGTGCTAAACCGGTTCTGGTTACACTGCGAGGAGAGGGCGGCCAGGCTCCCCCACTCCACCCATTGGGCTCTCTGGATGGAGCACGGGCGGGAAGGGGTCCCGGCTGTGGCGGTCTGGGGGGCGGCCTCTTGGGTCTCGGCCCCCTACTGCGCCGGGCGGGCGGACCGGGGCCCGGGACAGCCGCCCTCATCCCTCTGCTAGCCACTAGGTGGCGACATTACACCGCGGACCCAGCGCGCG is a window encoding:
- the HES3 gene encoding transcription factor HES-3, coding for MEKKRRARINVSLEQLKSLLEKHYSHQIRKRKLEKADILELSVKYMKSLQNSVQGLWPVPSAVEFPSGSGFRSGLPGVSQLLRRGEEGGGGLRCPLAHERAGGSTMDSAGRSPEAAAPLGPRAPALWGPAPVPGGCGPRLLFPGDLPGPSSSVPGPQPAPRQCTESPGPRLGVWRPW